The following proteins are encoded in a genomic region of Drosophila miranda strain MSH22 chromosome 4, D.miranda_PacBio2.1, whole genome shotgun sequence:
- the LOC108161569 gene encoding multidrug resistance-associated protein 1 isoform X8: MAEDIGSPMDRFCGSTFWNSTETWYTNNPDFTPCFEQTALVWMPCAFYWAFVVFDFYYLKASLDRNIPWNKLSVSKMLVNLGLLVITALDLIMALVKKGGDSELPLYDLDVWGPIIKFATFLLIFIFIPLNRKYGVQTSGCQFIFWFLLTVLSIPRCRTEVRAAADRSKIDDSQQPSESDFSWEEYMYVSFFVSFTLYCCMLLINCFADGQPTQTKYQRGENEIPELSASFLSRITYQWFDKMALKGYRNPLEEKHLWDLRPQDSCSEVMPIFAYHWNQNVRKNYKGRSKAEPKAQFSNGNVTFENPHGEKTGRKKGMASIMPPIYRSFGGVFLFGALMKLITDTLTFAQPQVLSLIIGFVEDQRTDPQPEWKGILFSVTLFVLAAAQTFILGQYFHRMFIVGLRIRTALINAIYRKALRISNATKKESTVGEIVNLMAVDAQRFMELTTYLNMIWSAPLQIGLALYFLWQQLGPSVLAGLAVMIILIPVNGVIASRIKTYQIRQMKYKDERVKLMNEVLSGIKVLKLYAWEPSFEKQVLDIRDKEIATLRSTAYLNASTSFLWSCAPFLVSLVTFATYVLIDENNVLDATKTFVSLSLFNILRFPLTMLPMLITNLVQTQVSVKRINKFLNSEELDPNSVLHDSSKPHPMSIENGEFSWGDEITLRNINIEVRKSNLVALVGTVGSGKSSVVQAFLGEMEKLAGVVNTVGKMAYVPQQAWIQNATVRDNILFGQQYDRKRYNKVIDACALRADIDILSAGDLTEIGEKGINLSGGQKQRISLARAVYCDADLYLLDDPLSAVDSHVGKHIFEEVIGPKGLLARKSRILVTHGVTFLPQVDSIYVLKMGEISESGTFDQLVKNKGAFADFIIQHLQDGNAEEEELNQIKRQISSTGDVPELLGSVEKAIKLARTESLSDSISVTSADSLMGTGSGGSLRRRTRRQNSHDSVASAASLKKKQEVEGKLIETEKSQTGGVDFAVYKHYIKSVGIFLSVATLVLNFVFQAFQIGSNLWLTKWANDENVGNDTGLRDMYLGVYGAFGFGQVVAYIGCVVLVYLGGLAAAQKLFAHLFGRILHAPQSFFDIQPRARILDRLANDIYKLDLVLPELTRVFNSQAFRVLATIVVISMSTPIFLAVIVPIALLYYFAQRFYVATSRQLMRLESVSRSPIYSHFGETVTGAPTIRAYNVGDRFIEESDAKVDKNQVCKYPSVIANRWLAIRLEMVGNLIILFASLFAVLGGQTDPGLVGLSVSYALQVTQTLNWLVRMSSDIETNIVSVERIKEYGETKQEAAWELEQDKDKPKHWPEEGRVEFQNFQVRYREGLDLVLRGVSFNITGGEKVGIVGRTGAGKSSLTLALFRIIESAGGRIMIDGVDIAGMGLHMLRSRLTIIPQDPVLFSGSLRINLDPFEIKTDDEIWKALELSHLKSFVKSLTAGLNHEIAEGGENLSVGQRQLVCLARALLRKTKLLVLDEATAAVDLETDDLIQKTIRTEFKECTVLTIAHRLNTILDSDKVIVLDKGQITEFASPTELLDNPKSAFYSMAKDANLV, encoded by the exons ATGGCGGAGGATATAGGTTCGCCGATGGACAGGTTCTGTGGATCCACATTCTGG AACTCCACAGAGACCTGGTATACAAACAATCCGGACTTTACGCCCTGCTTCGAACAGACGGCCCTCGTGTGGATGCCCTGCGCCTTCTACTGGGCGTTTGTGGTCTTTGATTTCTATTATCTGAAGGCCAGCCTCGACAGAAATATACCATGGAACAAGCTGAGTGTGAGCAAGATGCTGGTGAATCTCGGACTGTTGGTGATCACAGCCCTCGACCTGATCATGGCCCTGGTGAAGAAGGGCGGCGACTCGGAGCTGCCTCTGTACGACCTTGATGTGTGGGGCCCCATCATCAAGTTTGCCACCTTCCTGCTGATCTTCATCTTCATACCGCTGAATCGGAAGTACGGCGTGCAGACGTCAGGCTGCCAGTTCATTTTCTGGTTCCTTTTGACCGTTCTCTCTATACCGCGCTGCCGCACGGAGGTGCGCGCCGCAGCGGATCGCAGCAAGATCGACGACTCGCAGCAGCCATCCGAATCGGACTTCTCCTGGGAGGAGTACATGTACGTGAGCTTCTTTGTGTCGTTCACGCTCTACTGCTGTATGCTGCTGATCAATTGCTTCGCCGACGGCCAGCCCACTCAGACCAAGTACCAGCGAGGCGAGAACGAGATACCCGAACTGTCGGCCAGTTTCCTGTCGCGGATCACGTACCAGTGGTTCGATAAGATGGCCCTCAAGGGCTACCGCAATCCGCTGGAGGAGAAGCATCTGTGGGATCTGCGTCCTCAGGACAGCTGCTCCGAGGTGATGCCCATCTTTGCCTATCACTGGAACCAGAATGTGCGCAAAAACTACAAGGGTCGCTCCAAGGCGGAGCCCAAGGCGCAGTTCAGTAATGGCAATGTGACGTTCGAGAATCCGCATGGAGAGAAGACTGGACGCAAGAAGGGCATGGCCAGCATTATGCCGCCAATTTACAGGTCCTTTGGAGGCGTCTTCCTGTTCGGAGCCCTCATGAAGCTCATCACCGACACCCTGACCTTTGCCCAGCCGCAGGTGCTTAGTCTGATCATTGGCTTTGTGGAGGACCAGAGGACCGATCCCCAGCCCGAATGGAAGGGCATCCTGTTCTCCGTTACGCTCTTCGTCCTGGCTGCTGCCCAGACCTTCATTCTTGGCCAATACTTCCATCGCATGTTCATTGTGGGACTGCGCATTCGCACGGCTCTCATCAATGCCATCTATCGCAAGGCCCTGCGCATCTCCAATGCCACCAAAAAGGAGTCCACTGTCGGCGAGATTGTCAACCTGATGGCCGTGGATGCTCAGCGTTTCATGGAGTTGACTACGTACCTGAACATGATCTGGTCGGCGCCCCTTCAAATCGGTTTGGCTCTGTATTTCCTGTGGCAGCAATTGGGCCCGTCTGTGCTCGCCGGCCTGGCTGTGATGATCATACTCATTCCGGTGAATGGCGTGATTGCCAGTCGCATCAAGACCTATCAGATACGTCAAATGAAATACAAGGACGAGCGCGTCAAGCTGATGAATGAGGTTTTGAGTGGCATTAAG GTCCTCAAGCTGTATGCCTGGGAGCCGAGCTTTGAGAAGCAAGTGCTGGACATACGTGACAAGGAGATAGCCACTCTACGATCGACGGCCTATCTGAATGCTAGCACATCCTTCCTCTGGTCATGTGCCCCCTTCCTG GTTTCATTAGTCACATTTGCCACTTACGTTCTAATCGATGAAAATAATGTGCTTGATGCCACCAAAACCTTTGTCTCATTATCATTATTCAACATTCTTCGTTTTCCGCTAACAATGTTGCCCATGCTGATCACCAACCTGGTGCAA ACGCAAGTTTCTGTGAAGCGTATAAACAAGTTCCTGAACAGTGAAGAACTTGACCCCAACAGCGTGCTCCATGATTCCTCCAAAC CCCATCCAATGAGCATTGAGAATGGCGAGTTTTCGTGGGGCGATGAGATTACGCTTAGAAACATCAACATTGAGGTGCGTAAGAGCAATCTGGTGGCCCTGGTGGGCACCGTCGGCTCCGGTAAGTCCTCGGTGGTGCAGGCCTTCCTCGGCGAAATGGAGAAGCTTGCGGGCGTTGTCAACACGGTGGGCAAGATGGCCTATGTGCCCCAGCAGGCGTGGATTCAGAATGCGACGGTCCGTGACAACATCCTCTTTGGGCAGCAGTACGACCGGAAGCGCTACAACAAGGTGATCGATGCCTGCGCCCTGCGTGCCGATATCGACATTCTGTCGGCCGGAGATCTCACGGAAATCGGTGAGAAGGGCATTAATCTCTCAGGTGGCCAAAAGCAGCGCATCTCCCTGGCCAGAGCGGTGTACTGCGACGCAGATCTCTATCTGCTGGACGATCCCTTGAGTGCCGTCGACTCGCACGTAGGCAAACACATCTTCGAAGAAGTGATCGGACCGAAGGGACTCTTGGCACGCAAATCTCGCATTTTGGTCACGCACGGTGTCACCTTCCTGCCGCAGGTGGACAGCATATATGTGTTGAAAATGGGCGAGATCAGTGAGAGTGGCACGTTCGATCAGCTCGTGAAGAACAAGGGCGCCTTTGCCGACTTCATTATCCAGCATCTGCAAGACGGCAATGCCGAGGAGGAAGAGCTCAATCAGATTAAACGCCAAATCTCTAGCACCGGTGATGTCCCTGAATTGCTTGGAAGTGTCGAGAAGGCCATTAAGCTGGCGCGCACTGAAAGCCTGTCGGATTCCAT TTCGGTTACCTCTGCCGACAGTCTGATGGGCactggcagcggcggcagtcTGCGACGTCGCACCAGGCGCCAGAACTCGCACGATTCCGTTGCCTCGGCCGCTTCGCTCAAGAAGAAGCAGGAGGTCGAGGGCAAGCTCATCGAGACGGAAAAGTCCCAGACTGGGGGCGTCGACTTTGCCGTCTACAAGCACTACATCAAGAGCGTTGGCATCTTCCTGTCGGTGGCCACGCTCGTGCTGAACTTCGTATTCCAAGCATTCCAAATCGGCTCCAATCTGTGGCTAACCAAGTGGGCCAACGATGAGAATGTTGGCAACGATACGGGACTCAGGGACATGTACCTCGGTGTCTATGGCGCATTCGGTTTCGGTCAAG TCGTTGCCTATATAGGTTGTGTAGTTCTCGTTTACCTTGGCGGCCTGGCTGCCGCCCAGAAATTGTTTGCCCATCTATTCGGTCGTATACTGCATGCCCCGCAATCATTTTTCGACATCCAGCCGCGGGCCCGAATACTCGATCGCCTGGCAAACGATATATACAAACTGGACTTGGTATTGCCAGAACTAACACGCGTCTTTAACTCGCAAGCGTTTCGG GTTCTGGCTACCATTGTCGTTATTAGCATGTCCACGCCCATTTTCCTGGCCGTGATCGTGCCCATCGCCCTGCTGTACTACTTCGCCCAGCGCTTCTACGTGGCCACCTCCCGACAGCTGATGCGTCTGGAGTCCGTCTCCCGTTCCCCGATATACTCGCATTTCGGCGAGACCGTGACTGGAGCCCCCACCATTCGAGCCTACAACGTCGGCGATCG TTTCATTGAGGAGTCCGATGCCAAGGTGGACAAGAACCAGGTGTGCAAGTATCCCTCGGTGATAGCCAATCGTTGGCTGGCCATCCGCCTGGAAATGGTCGGCAATCTGATCATCCTGTTTGCCTCGCTCTTCGCCGTGTTGGGCGGACAGACCGATCCCGGACTAGTGGGTCTTTCGGTGTCGTATGCCCTGCAGGTGACACAGACCCTCAACTGGCTGGTGCGCATGAGCTCGGACATTGAGACGAACATTGTGTCCGTGGAGCGCATCAAGGAGTACGGAGAGACCAAGCAGGAGGCTGCCTGGGAGCTGGAGCAGGACAAGGACAAGCCCAAGCACTGGCCCGAGGAGGGACGCGTCGAGTTCCAGAACTTCCAGGTGCGCTATCGCGAGGGCCTGGACCTGGTGCTGCGTGGCGTCAGCTTCAACATCACCGGCGGCGAGAAGGTCGGCATTGTGGGACGCACTGGTGCCGGTAAATCCAGTCTGACGCTGGCATTGTTCAG AATCATTGAGTCTGCCGGCGGGCGCATCATGATCGATGGCGTTGACATCGCTGGCATGGGTCTGCACATGCTGCGCTCTCGCCTGACCATCATTCCCCAGGACCCTGTCCTCTTCTCTGGCTCGCTGCGCATCAATCTCGATCCCTTCGAGATCAAAACCGATGACGAGATCTGGAAGGCCCTGGAGCTGTCCCACTTGAAGTCGTTTGTCAAGAGTCTGACTGCGGGTCTCAATCATGAGATTGCCGAGGGCGGCGAGAATCTCTCGGTGGGTCAACGGCAGCTGGTGTGCCTGGCGCGTGCCCTGCTGCGCAAGACGAAGCTCCTGGTTTTGGATGAAGCCACAGCTGCAGTGGATCTGGAAACAGATGATTTGATTCAG AAAACAATTCGCACGGAGTTCAAGGAGTGCACTGTCCTGACGATTGCCCATCGATTGAACACCATTCTGGACTCGGACAAGGTGATTGTGCTGGACAAGGGCCAGATCACCGAGTTCGCCTCGCCCACAGAGCTGCTGGACAATCCCAAGTCGGCCTTCTACAGCATGGCCAAGGACGCCAATCTAGTTTAA